The following is a genomic window from Malus sylvestris chromosome 7, drMalSylv7.2, whole genome shotgun sequence.
TGTTGTCTGCTGGACACGGTTGTATGTTGCAGTATGCTCTGCTCCACCTTGCTGGATACGACAGTGTCAAGGTGGGTTTTTTTCTGCTTCATTTTTCTGGGTGTCGTgagttttgtgtgtttgatttgaaaatggatttgggttttgtgaatttGGATTGGAATTTGGTGTTTTTGGTGGAGAATTGGATCACTGCTGGAGAAATGTTTGAGCTTTGAGCTTAATTTTCtgatactctctctctctagctttctctctctatacaCACTTACACTAGATTTGGTTCTGCAAGTTTGTTGTATTGCATGTATGTTTAGCATTTCCTTCTGCTTTTACTGAATGAGTGTATGATTATCGTTAGCTTTGTTAATGATCCTATTGATTTCGTACAATTGACTGAATGTTGGTTGTGAACTGgtgatttgaattttaaatccaCGAGTAGGAGGAAGATTTGAAGAGTTTCCGTCAATGGGGAAGCAAGACCCCTGGACACCCTGAGAACTTTGAGACACCCGGTGTTGAAGTCACAACCGGTTAGGTTTTTATTAAGTAGTTCTGATTTTGATGGTTAATTTGATTACtcttattaaaagaaaacaattaaTAGCTTCAGGTGGTATTCTTAtgattattttcattttatgcAGGTCCTTTGGGGCAGGGTATTGCAAATGCTGTTGGTTTGGCCCTTGCTGAGAAGCACTTGGCTGCTCGTTACAACAAGCCTGACAGTGAGATCATCGACCACTACACGTAAGATAGCTACCTTAACGTTTGAACACTTGTTTTTTACCTTCTGCTGTTTTGATGTAAATCTTTAGCTTCGGTTTTGCTTAGCAGTTTTGGTGTTGTTTCAATGCAGATATTGTATATTGGGTGATGGTTGTCAAATGGAGGGTATTTCAAATGAAGTTGCTTCTCTTGCGGGGCATTGGGGACTTGGGAAGCTGATAGCCTTCTATGATGACAACCACATTTCCATTGATGGAGATACTGAGATTGCATTCACCGAAAGTGTTGACACTCGTTTTGAGGGTCTTGGGTGGCACGTTATCTGGGTGAAGAATGGAAACACTGGGTATGATGAGATTCGAGCTGCCATTAAAGAAGCAAAGGCTGTCACAGACAAACCCACATTGATTAAGGTCAGATATTTGCTGCATTCTTTTTAGATTCTTGAGTACAGTTCATTTGGATGTGATAGGATGGAAAATCATTATTGTATTAAGTGTATTTATTCACTCAAAAAGTCTAATATTTTGTGATAATTATATAACAAGTCAACCAATTTTGTCATTAAATCTCAGTAAGAGGGTATGCTACTTGTTTTATAGGATGATTTAAAATGCCTTTTAGAGTTCAAAGGGAATTTGGTTTATCCAATATGTATTCTGGTATCATCTGCTGAAAGTGTTTTTTTCCCTTTCCCAGAACATGTCTATTTGCCAGGGTTCATTTTTATTTGATATTAACCAATGTCGTGTTGAACCTTTGCATTTTTTTAGGTGACAACAACCATTGGTTTTGGATCCCCAAACAAAGCAAATTCATACAGTGTTCATGGTGCTGCACTTGGTTCCAAGGAAGTTGATGCTACCAGGAAGAACCTGGGATGGCCATATGAGCCTTTCCATGTGCCAGACGATGTTAAAAGGTTAGGATCATTCCATTTTAATTTATATCTTTAATTAGTCTGTTAGCATTAGTTACAGATCATCTTGTCTGTTTTTATCTTAGTCACTGGAGCCGCCATACCACTGAAGGTGCTGCACTTGAAGCTGAATGGAATGCCAAGTTTGCAGAATATGAGAAGAAGTACGTGGAGGAAGCTGCAGAGCTGAACTCCATCATTAAGGGTGAGCTCCCTGCTGGTTGGGAAAAAGCACTACCGGTGAGTAGAACTGTCTTTAACTGCGCATCTTAgcttatttaaatattttatatgtGAGTTATTTGGAAATGTGCGCAAACATGTTGGGGAAAACATTCTGGATGGCATTGATATCACGCCCTTTTTTTAGGGCTCTGCATTTGGTTGCTGTCTAGTGTgtgtgttggggggggggggggtggaacTAACTTTTTTTGATAAAACAATTTCATATATTAACGTGTCTGTTTAAGATTGCATATGAAAGTCATCGTATAAGGTCTCTTGGTTGCAATTTTCCAGACTTACACCCCGGAGACCCCAGCTGATGCTACCCGAAATTTATCTCAAGCAAACCTTAATGCCCTTTCGAAGGTTCTCCCTGGCCTTATTGGAGGAAGTGCAGATCTTGCTTCCTCTAACATGACTTTACTGAAAAGTTTTGGAGACTTCCAGAAGAATACCCCAGAAGAGCGCAATGTAAGGTTTGGTGTAAGAGAGCATGGGATGGGAGCCATCTGCAACGGGATTGCCCTTCACAGCCCTGGCCTGATTCCATATTGTGCCACTTTCTTTGTTTTCACTGACTATATGAGAGCTGCCATAAGGATCTCTGCCTTGTCAGAGGCTGGAGTTATCTATGTTATGACCCACGATTCAATTGGGCTTGGAGAAGATGGACCAACCCATCAACCGATTGAGCACTTGGCAAGTTTCCGGGCAATGCCCAACATTTTGATGCTCCGCCCAGCTGATGGGAATGAGACTGCTGGGGCCTACAGAGTTGCAGTCCTCAACAGGAAGAGACCATCTATCCTTGCCCTTTCTCGACAAAAGTTGCCCAATCTTCCTGGAACTTCCATTGAGGGAGTCGAGAAGGGAGGCTACACAATATCAGACAACTCTTCTGGTAACAAGCCAGATGTTATTTTGATGGCAACGGGATCCGAGTTGGAAATTGTTGCCAAAGCTGGCGATGAGCTCAGAAAGGAAGGGAAGACTGTTAGAGTTGTCTCCTTTGTTTCTTGGGAACTCTTTGATGACCAATCAGATGCCTACAAGGAAAGTGTCTTGCCGGCTGCGGTAACAGCCAGGGTTAGCCTTGAGGCTGGATCAACATTTGGGTGGCACAAGATTGTTGGAAGCAAAGGAAAGGCAATTGGAATAGATAAATTTGGGGCAAGTGCACCAGCTGGAAAAATATACAAGGAGTACGGCATCACCGTTGAGGCAGTTGTTGTAGCAGCAAAAGAAGTTAGCAGCTAGGTAACTCGTTGTTTTGCAGATTTCGTTTTGGTTGGAGATCATCATCAGGGTAAGGAGGCCATATTCTTGTGATTTATTTCGCGGGTACGGTCCCTTTTGTTTCAataataaaaacattatttttcGCTTCTTCACTTTGTAACTTTCGAAAAGAATTGGGATTGTCTCACACTTGGGGCCGGAAATTTACTAGACCAAAGAAACACTTAGATGTTTGTCTCCAATCTCCATCATAAAAGTGGTTTTGTGAGTATTCTTAACTGGATTGGATAGGAACAACGTTTAGAATATCGAGATCGGTGGAAGCATCAATATGCAAATTTGTGAAAATTTCGACGGATATATTGAATATCGATGTCAATAATGGttgcttttgatgaaaatgaaggaaatttaaaatgaaactttaggaTTGTAAAAACTGAATAGGACTGAATAATGGATATTTGTTTCAAGCCATTCAAAAAGCAGCAGGGTCATATCCATTGACATTTCTGATGACCTTCCAATAAGTTACGTCTAATAATAGAAATATATGAGGAGGGTCATACCATACCTATCCATATTGTTTGTCTTTATCTCTAATTTTCTAGttcaaacaccaaaagcttaattgatataattaattataaacgTAAATGCGCTGTGAGAATTCCAGCATATTCATTTTTCACCTATTCTGCGTATTCTCTTCACAATAATACTCGCATTCCTCTGCTACATAATGAGCTCACTTTCTCCATTTTCAAATAACATATTTCACAATCATAATCGTTTCATtccttaatttttatttgaaaatctCCTCTACAAAAGATCATTCATATCCGATATCGTTTAGTCAtccaaatgtatcaaataaataaagaaattgttactggcactctaaaaatctcattttatgcTCTAAATTTTAAAGGGGTGAAGTGCCGATTTAATCTCTGAAATATCacctcagtgaaaattaggtaTCTGAATTATTTTTTCGATAAAATAACtctctaaattcattaaaattgctaatttcatccctattattatattcaaagttattttatcaaaattttcatcAACTTAAATCATTTTACACACTTTTGAGTGTAATACCGTCATTTTCTTATctataagcccttaacatttcatataggttgtgaATCTAACGTCTACTTTACCCCCAAAAGTTCactccatacactatttcttttgAAAAAATTACCAATCTACTCTCCAATATGTATCACATGCAAataacgtgacttaaattgacaaaaaattgaatacagtagctttaaatataaaattagggATGCAATTAggaaatttttataattcaatgactgattttttctaaaaaaaataatttaaaaacttaattttcactcaaatgataatttaaaatttaaattggcAATTCATCCCAAGAAAAATCCCtagcgaggatccttttccccaTAATGCAAAACacagttttttatttatagtgTGTCAAATACCAAATTAGCCCTTTTACtgtaatttttccttttccagCAGCCACCAGTGCGGATCCTGccaatgagaaattttttattgtgattttAACATGAGTGGTATattacatatttttatataaatgatgataaattttattttttaagttattaacattttaacacacatatttcatcatttgTATAATAAAACAATTACTTGGTATGCCTGTCATACTGAAAAATATCTCGGTGCCAATCCTACTAGTGCACaaatcctttaaaaaaaaaagagtaaataaTAAATACTTCAAAATCCCTTTTATTTTCCTGATAAAAAAGGCAAGAGTGCGCCATTTAAAGCACAACGTACAACCCTTCAAAGCGCAAAGACAAGACACCTACCACTCTTTTCTGAGCTTTCTCAATTTTGTCTTTTAAATTTCTGGTGTCAGAAAATGGTTGGTGAATTGTTAGCAAGAGAGTCCATCAATCCCTACCTACTCCCATTCCCACCAAAACCCCCAGCTTTCCCTTCCGCCAAGCTTCCACAATTTTAAGAGACACCGATTCAGACAACTCTCAAAAGAgagtttttagagagagaaagaagagaagagagagatggccCAGGTGAGCAAAATCTGCAGTAATGGAGCTCAAAGCATCAACTTTTTTCCCAATGTTTCCAAACCCCAAATACCCAAATCCTCAAATTTGCACCCATTGAAGTCACATTTTCTGGGTTCCTCAAATTCTTTGAGTTTGAAGCTGAAATATGGGTTTGTTGGCAGTTTTACGGTCGGTAAATTCAGGGTCGATCCCCTTAGAATTGCAGCTTCAGTTGCCACGGCAGAGAAGCCGTCGACAGTTCCGGAGATTGTGCTGCAACCCATCGAAGAAATCTCCGGCACCATAAAGTTGCCGGGTTCCAAGTCGTTGTCGAATCGGATTCTGCTTATTGCTGCTCTCTCTGAGGTATGTAAAGATTGATGTAAGCTTTGTGTGATTAGTGCAGTTGTGATTTGTAAgctttgtttggttgctgaaaGGTTTGGGGGAACAAATTGGGGAGATTTTTATGGATTTTGGTTCTGGGTTTTATGATTTCGAGGATTTAGTTTTCTGTTAGATTACAGATTAGAAAAGAATTATACCTTGGCAGAAAAGAGATTGACTAAAACGATTGAAAGTTAGTGAACACTGAGCATTTTGGTATCTGAAATGTACTCGAGGAGATCAAATGAGTTCATGAATGTTTCGATTCACTAATTAGATGTGGTTCTGTTTGGTTGATAAAAATTCGACAAAGAAATTCAGTTATTGGAATGATGTTATCAGAGGCGCATTTTAAAGAGAATGAAATATATCGTTCCGTTGAGTGATTGATGAGACTTCCTTTCACTTCATACATGTTTTTTGAGATTTCTTTGCATGGCAAAACATCCCGGTAACTATTGTTTTTATGCTATTGTTCAGGGAACAACTGTTGTTGACAACTTATTAGATAGTGATGATATTCATTATATGCTTGGTGCATTGAAAACCCTTGGGCTGAATGTTGAAGAGGACAAGGTAAACAAGCGAGCAGTTGTGGAGGGTTGTGGTGGTCGGTTTCCTTTGAGTAATGAATCAGTAGATGAAGTTCAACTATTCCTTGGAAATGCTGGAACAGCAATGCGGCCATTGACTGCTGCAATTGTTGCTGCTGGTGGACATGCTAGGTTTGTCCGATTTCCATATTGACTAGAAGTGTGATTCCTTCCCCCCATCCCGTTCATTTTTGTTTCCACCACATTGTGCAGTACCCAAATCTTTGatgttaaatgtttttagtaACCTTGAAATATGGTTTTATAGCACAAACTGATATTGCACTTTAAAAGGTTTTCCTGTAATATTGAATCTGTTTCAGGTATGTACTTGATGGGGTGCCTCGAATGAGGGAGAGACCAATCGGAGACTTGGTTGATGGTCTTAAGCAGCTTGGTGCGGATGCTGATTGTTTTCTTGGAACAAACTGCCCTCCTGTCCGTGTGATTGGAAAGGGAGGCCTTCCAGGGGGGAAGGTGTGGTTTGCATTATCTTGTACATTAATGGTAGTTGTGTAATGCCCGCGGTTCTGATGAACTTGATCAATTGAATCCACACTTTATTTGTTGTTTTCAGGTGAAGCTCTCTGGATCAATTAGTAGTCAGTACTTGACTGCTTTGCTTATGGCAGCTCCTTTGGCTCTTGGAGATGTTGAGATTGATATCATTGATAAACTAATTTCCATTCCGTATGTGGAAATGACTTTGAAGTTGATGGAATGCTTTGGGGTCTCAGTGGAACACAGTGATAGCTGGGATCGGTTTTTGATCCGAGGAGGTCAAAAGTACAAgtatgttttatttgatatataGCTGAACCACTACGTGAAATATGATTGCATTGAGTGTAACAAAATGAATAAATATATCTGTTAGGTCTCCTGGAAATGCATTTGTCGAAGGTGATGCTTCAAGTGCTAGTTACTTTCTAGCTGGTGCTGCTGTCACTGGTGGGACTGTCACTGTTGAAGGCTGTGGGACAAGCAGTTTACAGGTATTTTTCTGCAACCACATCTTTTCTTATTATGTTCACTTCCCAGTCTATGAATGATAGATTTTCAGATTGATGGGGAATACTTTTTCCCAATCGTAATTACGGGTTACAagttatattaatttataaCCTTTGCAGCATTGATTGGATGGTTTTTGAAAAAGAGTTATCAACTTTGAGAAAATATGACATCTTACaacttttttggttttttcttaATCAAGGGAGATGTAAAGTTTGCCGAAGTTCTTGAAAAGATGGGTGCTAAAGTTACCTGGACAGAGAATTCTGTTACACTTACTGGACCTCGACGACTTTCTGCCGGAGGCAAACACTTGAAAGCTGTTGATGTTAACATGAACAAAATGCCAGATGTTGCCATGACTCTTGCCGTAGTTGCTCTTTTTGCCGATGGCCCAACTGCCATAAGAGATGGTACGGTCTAATCTTTTTGCTGTGAATGACTTGCGCataatatttttgttgttaatAGACAATAAGGGAAAAGGGTGGGTGGAGTCCGTAAATAGACAAGTAACAAATCAATCTCTTGGTTAATGGATCCATGCTAAAACATAGAGGCTCCTCCGGTGAGAATAAAGTAGAAAAATCTTTTTTGTAACAGTTGTTAGAAGTGAGCATGAATATGTTCCGGGTTGAGGCCTTTGTTGACACATACATCATTCAAGATTAATCTTTTTGCGTATCCGAACAGAGTGCTTATGGTTTTAAACTCCTGCATGTTATTCAAAAACTACTTGTGAAAAACTCTCTCAGACCCGCCTTTGACTTCTTGGGTTCTTATTCATCAGTGGCAAGCTGGAGAGTGAAGGAGACGGAAAGGATGATtgccatttgcactgaactaaGAAAGGTTAGTTTTTAGTTGCTTTCCTCGCACTTGATATTCATACACCTGCGTATTGCTTCCCTAACATTTGTTGGAGTTAATTCTCCAGCTGGGAGCAACTGTTGAAGAAGGACCAGATTACTGCATAATCACACCGCCAGAAAAATTAAACGTGACAGCAATAGACACGTATGATGACCACCGAATGGCCATGGCTTTCTCTCTTGCTGCCTGTGGAGACGTTCCAGTTACTATCAAGGATCCTGGTTGTACACGAAAAACATTCCCCGATTACTTTGAAGTCCTTGGGAGGTTCACCAAGCATTGAACAACAGTTATAAGATGTGTATCTGTAgatagggagagagggagagagggagagagagagagagagggatatCTTTGTGCCTCTACAACCAAAGCAGTGCAGATGGAAGCCGCCCCTTTTTAGATCTCTCTTTATTCCCCTGTAATTTTGGATGATTTTATATTTGCAGGTTGAGCTCATTATTGTTTCTAAGGTTTGTGATCTGATTTGTACTCAATAATAGTGATTTATGACTTGGTTCTTTGGACCAAAGTCTACACATGTTTATGGAACGACTAGTTGTCTACTTTATTTGCCCCATTTTGCTCGCTTTGTTGTCGTCGAGTATTTGGTGCAAAGAATTGCGTCGCATGCTAATTTTCAGCGCAATTCTGCCACTTCCGTTGAAGAGTCTTTCTTTACATGATGCCGTGTTTGCATTTCTTCGAGCTTTGTCTGAGTTCCATATTGAACTACAAGTGTGATTCTTTAGCCCATTTGATGGATCCTATTATCCAATATTTTGTTAGCAATTTCGGACATTATATCTGTCCCAAGATTGCACAGGAGACGACATAGTCTCTTCTGATCACTAAATCTTAAGTTATCTCACTTTTCCCACCCTTCTCGATGGCAATCCCGAATACACGCCCAAAATATACAGAAACACAAGCTTTGAAAATTAATGTGTGGAAACACAAACAGGAAACAAATCGGATGCTTTGCTCTCTGATCAGTAGTGTATGCTTGACTTCTTCAGTTCTTTGCTTATGGTGGCTCCTTTGGCTCTTGGAAACATCGAAATTGAGATTATGGTGGCTCCTTTGGTTTCTGGTCCTTTTGTGGAGATGACTGTGACGGTGATGAAACGCTTTGGTGTCACAGCGCAACATAGTGATACTTGTTTGGATTTCTTTTCGTCCGAGGAGGTCAAAAGTACGTGTTATTCAATATATAGTCGAACCACTGTGAAGTTTGCTCAAGTTCTTGAAAAGATGGGTGCTAAAGTTAACTGGACAGAGAATATTGTCACCGTTGCAGGACCTCAACGACATTCATCCACAAGTTCTTGAAAACACTTGAAAGCTAATGACGTTGCGTCAACATGAGTCTCGCTGCAGTTGCTCTTTTCACGGACGGATCAACTGCCGGTAAGAGATGGTATGGTCTAGTCCAATTATTGATATGGTATATCTAAGGTTTCCATTCCATTGGCACTACACCAAAACAATTTCTATTTCTTTAAACAAAGACATGA
Proteins encoded in this region:
- the LOC126630118 gene encoding 3-phosphoshikimate 1-carboxyvinyltransferase, chloroplastic-like, with protein sequence MLDFFSSLLMVAPLALGNIEIEIMVAPLVSGPFVEMTVTVMKRFGVTAQHSDTCLDFFSSEEVKSTCYSIYSRTTVKFAQVLEKMGAKVNWTENIVTVAGPQRHSSTSS
- the LOC126629365 gene encoding 3-phosphoshikimate 1-carboxyvinyltransferase 2-like, producing MAQVSKICSNGAQSINFFPNVSKPQIPKSSNLHPLKSHFLGSSNSLSLKLKYGFVGSFTVGKFRVDPLRIAASVATAEKPSTVPEIVLQPIEEISGTIKLPGSKSLSNRILLIAALSEGTTVVDNLLDSDDIHYMLGALKTLGLNVEEDKVNKRAVVEGCGGRFPLSNESVDEVQLFLGNAGTAMRPLTAAIVAAGGHARYVLDGVPRMRERPIGDLVDGLKQLGADADCFLGTNCPPVRVIGKGGLPGGKVKLSGSISSQYLTALLMAAPLALGDVEIDIIDKLISIPYVEMTLKLMECFGVSVEHSDSWDRFLIRGGQKYKSPGNAFVEGDASSASYFLAGAAVTGGTVTVEGCGTSSLQGDVKFAEVLEKMGAKVTWTENSVTLTGPRRLSAGGKHLKAVDVNMNKMPDVAMTLAVVALFADGPTAIRDVASWRVKETERMIAICTELRKLGATVEEGPDYCIITPPEKLNVTAIDTYDDHRMAMAFSLAACGDVPVTIKDPGCTRKTFPDYFEVLGRFTKH
- the LOC126628800 gene encoding transketolase, chloroplastic-like produces the protein MTSSTSVTLSQALLARAISHHGSNSTSDRVSLSATLTLPSFAGLKSTSLSSSPSSSRPSRRRLGANRPVRAAAVETLDKTTETSLVEKSVNTIRFLAIDAVEKANSGHPGLPMGCAPMGHILYDEIMRYNPKNPYWFNRDRFVLSAGHGCMLQYALLHLAGYDSVKEEDLKSFRQWGSKTPGHPENFETPGVEVTTGPLGQGIANAVGLALAEKHLAARYNKPDSEIIDHYTYCILGDGCQMEGISNEVASLAGHWGLGKLIAFYDDNHISIDGDTEIAFTESVDTRFEGLGWHVIWVKNGNTGYDEIRAAIKEAKAVTDKPTLIKVTTTIGFGSPNKANSYSVHGAALGSKEVDATRKNLGWPYEPFHVPDDVKSHWSRHTTEGAALEAEWNAKFAEYEKKYVEEAAELNSIIKGELPAGWEKALPTYTPETPADATRNLSQANLNALSKVLPGLIGGSADLASSNMTLLKSFGDFQKNTPEERNVRFGVREHGMGAICNGIALHSPGLIPYCATFFVFTDYMRAAIRISALSEAGVIYVMTHDSIGLGEDGPTHQPIEHLASFRAMPNILMLRPADGNETAGAYRVAVLNRKRPSILALSRQKLPNLPGTSIEGVEKGGYTISDNSSGNKPDVILMATGSELEIVAKAGDELRKEGKTVRVVSFVSWELFDDQSDAYKESVLPAAVTARVSLEAGSTFGWHKIVGSKGKAIGIDKFGASAPAGKIYKEYGITVEAVVVAAKEVSS